In the bacterium genome, one interval contains:
- a CDS encoding amidohydrolase family protein has translation MDIPVEQYFDQALAFSDEEVKLALDLMAWLPDTIIDAHAHCNAEEHLENLPAAILQHMMSTFPWHDLQHSAQMKARFFPGKRVMSLRFAHASKGIDHRAANAYLISQSPPGDRVALYGIPDDAAYTIAQLNSMRFAALKMYYMYWIPPATRIYEYFPPEVLEVTQELGIPIILHLPKMITVCFEQLAQLVRDFPEQRIVLAHLGLPHLPVPGLLEAYRAAAQYEHVHMDTAMIPSSEVVSMALQAFGSARIMYGSDEPLNLVRAVAYTHPVKGQRLAARGYHWVDPDEERDFGYLADEATHMHWQAIGALREGIAATYASPTDQESIKNKVFYENARELYKFI, from the coding sequence ATGGACATTCCAGTAGAGCAATATTTCGATCAAGCATTAGCATTTTCAGACGAAGAAGTCAAGCTTGCGTTAGATCTAATGGCCTGGCTGCCAGACACGATTATCGATGCACATGCACATTGCAACGCAGAAGAGCACCTAGAAAACCTCCCGGCAGCTATTCTGCAGCACATGATGTCGACTTTCCCTTGGCATGACTTGCAGCATTCAGCGCAAATGAAAGCACGATTCTTCCCAGGGAAAAGGGTCATGTCACTTCGCTTTGCCCATGCATCAAAAGGTATTGATCACCGTGCGGCAAATGCCTATCTAATCAGCCAGTCTCCGCCAGGGGATCGAGTTGCACTCTATGGCATTCCGGACGACGCCGCCTACACGATTGCGCAACTCAATTCAATGCGGTTTGCAGCGCTCAAGATGTATTACATGTATTGGATCCCGCCCGCAACGCGAATCTACGAATACTTCCCACCAGAAGTACTCGAGGTCACGCAGGAACTCGGAATTCCAATCATTCTCCATCTGCCAAAAATGATCACGGTTTGCTTCGAGCAGCTCGCACAGCTTGTCAGAGATTTCCCCGAGCAACGCATTGTGCTTGCCCATCTGGGCCTGCCACACCTCCCAGTGCCTGGACTCCTCGAGGCATATAGGGCAGCAGCACAATATGAACACGTACATATGGATACGGCGATGATCCCATCATCCGAAGTGGTTTCGATGGCCTTACAGGCATTCGGATCAGCAAGAATCATGTACGGCTCCGATGAGCCACTAAATCTAGTACGCGCCGTCGCGTACACTCACCCCGTAAAGGGTCAGCGACTTGCTGCTCGCGGATACCACTGGGTAGACCCTGATGAAGAGCGAGATTTTGGCTATTTGGCAGATGAGGCCACTCACATGCATTGGCAAGCCATCGGAGCATTGAGAGAAGGTATTGCTGCAACGTATGCCTCTCCTACCGACCAAGAGAGCATTAAGAATAAGGTGTTTTACGAAAATGCCAGAGAGCTGTATAAGTTTATTTAA
- a CDS encoding HIT family protein, whose amino-acid sequence MSINLEQCPFCQIAQNQAHSYTIWEDENYQAFLSIYPNTAGTTIVIPKEHLSSDVLSLTTDEIGSFMVAIKAVSEILKEKLNDVGRVGLIFDGFGVNHAHAKLYPMHGTKMSSWKPIRSHLDTYFTQYVGYISSHDYHGVSDDTLAKIHQQLTN is encoded by the coding sequence ATGTCAATTAATCTAGAGCAGTGCCCATTTTGTCAAATAGCCCAAAATCAAGCTCACTCTTATACGATCTGGGAGGATGAAAACTATCAGGCCTTCCTATCTATTTATCCGAACACTGCAGGCACCACTATCGTAATCCCAAAAGAGCACCTCTCAAGCGACGTATTGTCACTCACTACCGATGAGATTGGCTCTTTCATGGTCGCGATCAAAGCCGTTTCCGAGATACTCAAAGAAAAACTTAATGACGTAGGAAGGGTCGGGCTTATCTTTGATGGCTTTGGCGTCAATCATGCTCACGCTAAACTCTACCCAATGCACGGTACAAAGATGTCGTCTTGGAAACCTATACGCTCACACCTCGATACTTACTTCACGCAATATGTTGGCTATATCTCATCACATGATTATCACGGGGTGAGCGATGACACTCTAGCAAAGATACATCAGCAACTCACAAATTAA
- the aspS gene encoding aspartate--tRNA(Asn) ligase: MKKHLTIIELKEIQGKKATISGWVQTVRNQGSIAFLLIRNSAGVFQGVVLKKSNAFEPVKTLTDESVVTIIGDVQLSEQAPDGVEILVDSIEILSAADPNLPIPIDEKATNEADQQKRLDWRWIDLRRPAHKLIFEVWTTMEQAGRTYWTENDYLEIHSPKMMSIPSEGAAELFEVKYFDRTAYLAQSPQMYKQMAMASGFERVFEVGPVFRANPSFTSRHDTEFTGYDMELSFIESHQDVMAEEEKWLRAMIQAVKDKHGEAIEAHFGRKVVVPELPFPQVTMKEAKELLAPFKLETEREDDLSPEEERKLSEIIMKKHGHEFVFVTEYPVTARPFYHMRKEDDQTLTKSFDLLWNGIEITTGAQREHRYDQLVAQAKAKGLTLEPLKFYLDFFKYGCPPHGGLGLSPSRLLLKMLNLTNVREVTYVYRGPRRLTP; this comes from the coding sequence ATGAAAAAACATCTTACCATTATTGAGCTTAAGGAAATTCAAGGCAAAAAGGCCACAATCAGTGGCTGGGTGCAAACTGTACGCAACCAGGGTAGCATTGCATTCTTACTTATCCGTAACTCTGCTGGGGTGTTTCAGGGAGTTGTACTGAAGAAATCGAATGCTTTTGAGCCAGTGAAGACGCTGACGGATGAATCGGTTGTAACAATTATTGGTGACGTGCAGTTGTCAGAGCAAGCTCCTGATGGAGTAGAGATTCTCGTCGACTCCATAGAAATTCTCTCGGCTGCTGATCCAAACCTTCCTATCCCGATTGACGAGAAGGCGACAAATGAAGCTGATCAGCAAAAACGCCTTGACTGGCGCTGGATTGATTTGCGACGCCCGGCACACAAACTTATCTTCGAAGTCTGGACCACGATGGAGCAGGCAGGCCGCACGTATTGGACTGAGAATGATTATCTCGAGATCCATTCACCGAAGATGATGAGTATTCCGAGCGAAGGAGCTGCAGAGCTATTTGAGGTAAAATATTTTGATCGCACAGCTTATCTCGCACAGTCGCCTCAGATGTACAAACAGATGGCCATGGCATCAGGATTTGAACGCGTGTTCGAAGTTGGCCCAGTATTTCGTGCAAACCCTTCATTTACGAGCCGTCACGACACCGAATTTACTGGCTACGACATGGAGCTTTCGTTTATCGAATCCCACCAAGACGTTATGGCCGAGGAAGAGAAGTGGCTGCGAGCGATGATCCAAGCTGTAAAGGATAAGCATGGTGAGGCAATCGAGGCGCATTTTGGTCGTAAAGTCGTTGTGCCTGAACTGCCTTTTCCGCAGGTTACCATGAAGGAAGCTAAAGAGCTCTTGGCGCCATTCAAGCTCGAAACTGAGCGCGAGGACGACTTGAGTCCGGAAGAGGAACGTAAGCTTTCTGAAATTATTATGAAAAAACACGGTCATGAATTTGTGTTTGTTACCGAATACCCAGTTACTGCTCGTCCCTTCTATCATATGCGCAAGGAGGACGATCAGACGCTTACGAAGAGCTTTGACTTACTCTGGAATGGCATTGAGATCACAACAGGTGCACAGCGTGAACACCGCTATGATCAGCTCGTTGCTCAGGCGAAAGCAAAAGGGCTGACACTTGAGCCACTAAAGTTTTATCTAGATTTCTTTAAGTATGGCTGCCCTCCACATGGTGGTCTTGGCCTTAGCCCTAGTCGACTACTCTTGAAGATGCTCAATTTGACAAATGTGCGCGAAGTGACGTATGTCTATCGTGGACCACGTCGACTGACTCCATAA
- a CDS encoding class I SAM-dependent methyltransferase, with protein sequence MDTVESRKSIGFLEDRSDWNRAPAVFDEHTLKISGHPVMEDWEDGYMRRLAHIATMRGGRVLELGFGMGISAGYIQEAKNLKEHIIIECHPDVIKNGMDMYREQIANRKMHILSGFWEDITPLLKDGSFDGILFDTYPLSEEEIHGNHFWFFEEAYRLLKKGGVLTYYSDEATGFSQKHLLRLKAAGFHDITYETVEVDPPADCEYWQDKTIIAPIVAK encoded by the coding sequence ATGGATACTGTAGAAAGCCGAAAAAGCATTGGGTTCCTTGAGGACCGCAGCGACTGGAATAGAGCCCCAGCCGTTTTTGATGAACACACTCTAAAAATATCAGGTCATCCAGTCATGGAGGACTGGGAGGACGGTTACATGCGCAGACTTGCCCACATCGCTACCATGCGTGGCGGCCGTGTTCTCGAACTTGGTTTTGGCATGGGTATTTCTGCAGGCTATATTCAGGAGGCAAAAAACCTCAAAGAACATATTATTATCGAATGTCACCCCGACGTGATCAAAAACGGCATGGATATGTATCGTGAGCAGATTGCAAACCGTAAAATGCATATTCTTTCCGGATTCTGGGAGGATATTACGCCACTACTTAAAGATGGGAGTTTTGATGGCATTCTCTTTGATACCTACCCACTGAGCGAAGAGGAAATTCATGGCAACCACTTCTGGTTTTTCGAGGAAGCGTATCGCCTACTTAAGAAGGGTGGCGTCTTGACCTACTACTCTGACGAGGCAACAGGCTTTAGTCAGAAACATCTCTTGCGCTTAAAGGCAGCTGGATTCCACGATATTACATACGAAACTGTTGAAGTTGACCCTCCAGCCGACTGCGAATACTGGCAAGACAAGACGATCATCGCCCCAATAGTCGCAAAATAG
- a CDS encoding type III PLP-dependent enzyme, whose protein sequence is MKPTPYFTFESAKIAHNYKAFTSALPGVSVRYALKSSPLIDIAATLSDLGSGFEIASKAELAKLLSIDVDVSKIIFSNPVKKAEDIRYAYRKGISIFACDSLEEVQKLAENAPGCSVLIRVKVYERGSVFSLKDKFGIEEGAVPRLVREITAANLKFEGLSFHVGSQSLKLNTWKYALEKILRIQSALRDRQIEINTLNLGGGFPWLYRGTKAPSIIEIAEVIKPYLDKLKVNHILAEPGRYLVASSATLTTSIIHITKRDGKTWLYLDAGTYNALFEAMSFQGETNYKVSAIGGHEKKSRIYTLAGPTCDSIDTITKNAHLPADLEVGDRLVFSDVGAYSYGLSSGFNGFATPKIYFE, encoded by the coding sequence ATGAAGCCGACGCCATATTTTACATTTGAATCAGCGAAAATTGCACATAATTACAAGGCATTTACCTCTGCGCTTCCAGGGGTGAGCGTTAGATATGCCTTGAAATCAAGCCCGTTAATCGATATTGCAGCAACGTTGAGTGATTTGGGCAGTGGCTTCGAGATCGCATCTAAGGCTGAGCTTGCCAAACTACTTAGTATAGATGTTGACGTAAGTAAAATAATATTCAGTAATCCGGTCAAAAAAGCAGAAGATATCAGATATGCGTATAGAAAGGGAATAAGTATTTTTGCGTGCGATTCGCTTGAGGAGGTTCAGAAGCTTGCAGAAAATGCTCCAGGCTGCTCTGTTCTCATAAGAGTAAAAGTATATGAACGTGGCAGTGTATTCTCTTTGAAGGATAAATTTGGTATCGAAGAGGGGGCAGTACCTCGTCTTGTACGTGAGATTACGGCTGCTAATCTGAAGTTTGAAGGGCTGAGTTTTCATGTTGGCTCGCAGTCCCTGAAGCTCAATACCTGGAAGTATGCTCTCGAGAAAATATTGCGAATTCAAAGTGCATTACGCGATAGGCAGATAGAAATTAATACGTTGAATTTGGGGGGCGGATTTCCGTGGCTCTATCGGGGGACGAAAGCTCCGAGCATCATAGAGATCGCAGAAGTTATCAAGCCCTATCTTGATAAGTTGAAAGTCAACCACATCCTTGCAGAGCCTGGTCGTTATTTGGTTGCGAGCTCCGCGACTCTAACCACATCAATCATACATATCACGAAACGAGATGGTAAGACCTGGCTATATCTGGATGCTGGTACGTATAATGCGCTTTTTGAGGCAATGAGCTTTCAGGGTGAAACGAACTACAAAGTATCTGCGATAGGAGGGCATGAGAAGAAATCCCGAATTTATACTTTAGCTGGTCCTACCTGTGACAGCATTGATACGATAACCAAAAATGCACATTTACCAGCTGACTTAGAGGTGGGGGATAGATTGGTTTTTAGCGATGTAGGCGCTTATTCTTATGGGCTGTCGAGTGGATTTAATGGATTTGCAACCCCAAAAATATACTTTGAGTAG